CTGCCCATTCTTCCATCAGTAAGCAGAGTCCTCGTTCTTTGGGATCGCTGGGGATGATGGGTTTGTCGGGATATTTGCGATCCAAATACATTGCGATCGCAGTGGAATCACTAATCACGGTATCCCCATCTTTTAGCACTGGTACCTTACTTTGACCAGACAGTTGGAATAGTTCTAACTGTCCTACTCCTGGGGTTACCTCAATTTTGCGATAGTCCAGCTCTTTGTAATCCAGAATCAGTCGTACTTTCTCTGAGTATTGGGACAGTTCAAATTGATACAACTCCAGCATTTTGGATCTCCTAGCTGTTGATGTGGGACACTATGCTACTGTAGCGTTTTCAGATGAAGAGGCAAGGGGAGGGTGTGGGGTGTGGGGTGTGGGGTGTGGGGTGTGGGGAATAGGCAAGAGGCAAGAGGAAATAGGCAATAGGCAAGCTAGCAATAGGCAATATCAGCCTGATAATCTTGTTTTCGTGAATTGTTCTCTCTTCTGAGAAGTGTCCCAAAGTTAACTGCTTTGAAATGTGTGTTATTGCAGTCAAAGTAAAGGTTAAGACATCTTTGTGTTCCCTGTTGCCTGTTGCCTGTTGCCTGTTGCCTAAAGCCCTTGCGCGTAGCGCTATAACTCCAACGAAACCCCTAGTTTGGGAGTGATGACTTTAGTGGGCAGGTTGTGCTGGAGGAGTTGCGATCGCAATTCTTCGAGACTCCCCACTTCCCGCAGCACGGAAGCCAAAACCCCTTGATACTCTACAATTTCATCGGCTGCTGTGGGCAGAAATACTTGGGGTTGTAACCATTGCGCCAACTGCAGTGCTGTCTTATGGCCTTGAATGACTGGCCCTGCTAGGGGTAATTCTAAGGTGACGACTGGGCTAATCACGATATTTACTGGGGCATAATCCTTGACTTCAGCAGGGGGATAGCCATGAGGTTCGTAGTAAAGACTGGTACCACTATCTAACTGCTTGATCAAATAGGCATTTTCCTGCTGGAATGGACCAATGGGTGCTCCTGGCAAGGCTCGGATTTCTATGTGATTCCCCAACGCAACGGTTTCACCAGGAGTAAGGGGGGTTACCTGGGTATAACCTAGCTGTTTGACTACCTTTGCCGCACTAGTAGAGGCCACCACTGGAATAGTTTTGTCTAATTTTTCCAAGGTTGGGGTATGGGCGTGGTCCTCTAAGCCTTGGGAGAGCAAAATTAGGTCAATTTTATCCGGAATGCTGTTAAGTGCTTCCGGTTTGTCCCCTTTAAAGAACCAAGGTAGATTGCCAAAGACCAATGAACCCACTAACCAGGGGTCAATCAAAATCCGTTGCTCTGGGAGTTCCAGTAGCCAGCTGTTTGCGCCGAAATGGGTGAGATACATACTTGAGAATGTAGAATGTAGAATGTAGAATTAAGAATGGAGAATGGAGAATTTAGAATTTAGAATGGAGAATTTAGAATTGGGAATGTAGGATGTAGGATGTAGGATGTAGACTTTAGAAGTCTGCCTTCACCATTCACTATTCTAACTCAATTCACGATTCACGATTCACGATTCACCATTCTTCATTCTCAATTCTTCATTCTTCATTCTTCATTCTTAATTCTTAATTCTTAATTCTTCATCCTCTTCAAAATTAACTCCTTCGTAAATATCGCTAAAAGTAATTTTAAAATCGATAGTACTTAATTCCAAAATTCCATTTTTTGCGGTTTGCTCAGTGAGTAACCATTGTCCTGCACTGGTTTTGGTATGTTGAATAACATGATATCTGGCTTGGTCTATCAATATATATTCTTTGAATTGGGGAATTGAGCGATAGTATAGAAACTTCTCTCCTTGGTCATAGTTTCTAGTAGATTTGGATAATACTTCAACAATTAGCAAGGGATTCATCACAGTTGTTTTCCCTTTGCCGGTATAGATGGGTTTCCCCTGAATTACCATGATATCAGGATAGGTATACTGGCGATAATCAGGTATCCACAATCGGACATCACCGATATAAATATCGTATGCTTGCCCTTTTAAGGCAAACTTCAAGTTAGCTGCAAAATTCAGAGCAATTTTATTATGATTTGTAGTGCCTCCAGCCATCGGTACAATTTCTCCATCCCGATATTCACTTTTATAATCAGCAGCTTCTTCTAGTTCTAAATACTCGGTTGGTGTGTAGTAGCGTGTTTTGTCTTGTAATAGCATAGTCCTTTCCTTTGAGAATTAAGAATGGAGAATTAAGAATGTAGAATTAAGAATGGAGAATTAAGAATGTAGAATTAAGAATGTAGAATTAAGAATGAAGAATGGTGAATTGGAAATTATGCCTTCTGCCTTCTGCCTTCTGCGTTCTTAGAGGAGATCTGAAAAGTTTTTTGATACTGAATTTTGCCCCCCTAGCCCCCCAATTCTGGGGGGAACAAGAATCAATTTGCTGGTAAAAGCCCCCCGCCCCCCTAACCTTTCAAGGGTATGTTTTTTACAAAGACGTCAGGTGTGGGGTGTGGGGCGTGGGGTGTGGGGTGTGGGGGATAAGAAAATATACTTAATTTGTCGTTAAAAATCATCATTTGTTCGTTGTTTTTCTTTTCCTCTCCCTCTGGCTTGTCCTATGTTTTACCCAAATGTAAAAAACCTACCCCTGTGAGGCCCCCCTAACCCCCCAATTCTGGGGGGAAGAGCGCGGATGCTTCGCTTTTTGACAGATGGGGACCAACGGGGGCTTAGATGTAGCAAATGAGACTTCTCAGACAACCTCTTAATTCTCCATTCTTCATTCTACATTCTGAATTCTACATTCTTCATTCTCCATTCTTAATTCTACATTCTACATTCTTAATTCTCAATTCTCCATTCTGAATTCTACATTCTTCATTTCCTCCATAGGAGGATCGCCTACATCAAAAACAATGATGAATTCAGCATCAGGCATTAGTCGTTTCAGGGCTTTTAAATGCCCCTCCGCATCAGAACGATTGCGGAACCGACCAACAACAACTCGCTGCATTTTTGGTAACAGGCGAACGATTGCCCACGGGTGTAGGCGATGATAATAAGTCATAATGTAGAGTGTCTCCTTTCATGGGGGGAACCTAGAGCCAGCCTAGGCTTGTAGACGTAAGTAGGCTGGCCCTTCCCGTGGACGTTTACCA
The Moorena sp. SIOASIH genome window above contains:
- a CDS encoding Uma2 family endonuclease, whose translation is MLLQDKTRYYTPTEYLELEEAADYKSEYRDGEIVPMAGGTTNHNKIALNFAANLKFALKGQAYDIYIGDVRLWIPDYRQYTYPDIMVIQGKPIYTGKGKTTVMNPLLIVEVLSKSTRNYDQGEKFLYYRSIPQFKEYILIDQARYHVIQHTKTSAGQWLLTEQTAKNGILELSTIDFKITFSDIYEGVNFEEDEELRIKN
- a CDS encoding MBL fold metallo-hydrolase, translating into MYLTHFGANSWLLELPEQRILIDPWLVGSLVFGNLPWFFKGDKPEALNSIPDKIDLILLSQGLEDHAHTPTLEKLDKTIPVVASTSAAKVVKQLGYTQVTPLTPGETVALGNHIEIRALPGAPIGPFQQENAYLIKQLDSGTSLYYEPHGYPPAEVKDYAPVNIVISPVVTLELPLAGPVIQGHKTALQLAQWLQPQVFLPTAADEIVEYQGVLASVLREVGSLEELRSQLLQHNLPTKVITPKLGVSLEL